Proteins encoded by one window of Methanofastidiosum sp.:
- a CDS encoding MFS transporter translates to MFHFESRLKILIILSLSAILSFSLWFSANAVIPQLTEYFNLTTSQKSLLSIIVTIGFIVGALTYAVLNLPDVFKTKNVFAASAALGGLTSFIVAFFVESFSLLLVLRFFTGFFLAGVYPPGMKLASSWFQKKRGFAVGCMGASLALGSGMPYLFNLTGIPEWRILISFSGLASLVSAILVFVFVNEGPYTAGTIKFRIENLRDILKNQKLKLVNYGYFGHMWELYAMWAWIPIFLRESYLKSGANDNSILFFSLITFLIFLFGSLTTFFGGFIADKIGKPQFNILMLSISGFCSLIIGFTFGVNNIAMIIIALIWGMSVVADSPQYSGMATEVGDKKYMGTAVTIQLAIGFFISIISIKLIPIVVDIVSWKYAFSILFLGPLLGLLSLNKLRRIKS, encoded by the coding sequence ATGTTTCATTTTGAATCACGTTTAAAAATTCTAATCATTTTATCCTTATCTGCAATTTTATCCTTCTCGCTCTGGTTTAGTGCTAATGCGGTAATCCCCCAACTAACAGAATATTTTAACCTTACAACTTCTCAAAAAAGTTTACTAAGTATAATAGTAACAATAGGATTCATAGTCGGCGCTCTTACCTATGCAGTTCTTAACTTGCCGGATGTATTCAAAACAAAAAACGTGTTTGCAGCATCAGCAGCTCTTGGTGGCCTAACAAGTTTTATAGTAGCTTTCTTTGTTGAATCTTTTTCACTGCTACTTGTGCTTAGATTTTTTACAGGATTTTTCTTGGCAGGAGTATACCCTCCAGGAATGAAACTAGCTTCTTCTTGGTTTCAAAAGAAAAGAGGATTTGCAGTTGGATGTATGGGCGCTTCACTAGCCCTAGGCTCCGGGATGCCCTACCTTTTTAATCTAACAGGCATACCTGAATGGCGAATCTTGATTAGTTTTTCTGGTCTTGCTTCTTTGGTAAGTGCCATACTAGTTTTTGTGTTTGTAAATGAAGGGCCTTACACTGCAGGAACAATAAAGTTCAGAATAGAAAATTTGAGGGATATACTAAAAAATCAAAAATTAAAACTGGTAAACTATGGGTATTTTGGCCACATGTGGGAACTATATGCAATGTGGGCATGGATCCCAATTTTCTTAAGGGAATCCTATCTTAAATCTGGAGCAAATGATAATTCAATTTTATTCTTTTCACTAATCACCTTCCTAATCTTTCTCTTTGGCTCTTTGACAACATTCTTTGGTGGTTTCATTGCTGATAAGATTGGGAAGCCCCAGTTTAACATTCTAATGCTTTCAATAAGCGGTTTCTGTTCTCTAATAATTGGATTTACTTTTGGAGTCAATAACATTGCAATGATTATTATTGCTTTGATCTGGGGAATGAGTGTAGTTGCAGATAGCCCTCAGTATTCGGGTATGGCTACAGAAGTAGGGGATAAAAAATATATGGGGACTGCAGTTACGATACAGCTTGCAATTGGATTTTTCATATCAATCATCTCAATTAAACTAATACCAATAGTTGTTGATATTGTTAGCTGGAAGTATGCTTTTTCAATATTATTTTTAGGACCGCTCTTAGGATTGCTCTCATTGAATAAGCTACGAAGAATAAAAAGTTAA
- a CDS encoding fibrillarin-like rRNA/tRNA 2'-O-methyltransferase — protein MEEIFTNVFIDGDKLFTKNLTRGERVYGEKLIDFKGKELREWNPRRSKLAATIMKGYRDLPFKKDSKILYLGAATGTTVSHISDIVENGKIFSVEISERSMRQFLNISEVRDNIYPILEDASSPHLYSGLIEQVDFIYQDVAQKHQREILVKNSVYLKKGGTVFYCVKARSIDSAKPPEEIFKEEIKQLEKKFDIIETIDLSPYEKDHIIIIATLR, from the coding sequence ATGGAAGAGATTTTTACAAATGTTTTTATTGATGGTGACAAGCTTTTCACAAAAAATCTTACTAGAGGGGAGAGAGTATACGGTGAAAAGTTAATTGACTTCAAAGGAAAGGAGCTAAGAGAGTGGAATCCGAGAAGGTCAAAACTTGCAGCTACAATAATGAAAGGATACAGGGATCTGCCTTTCAAAAAAGATTCAAAAATATTATACCTTGGCGCAGCAACAGGGACTACTGTTTCCCATATCTCAGACATTGTAGAAAATGGAAAAATATTCTCTGTTGAGATATCTGAGAGGAGTATGAGACAGTTTCTCAATATCAGTGAAGTCCGAGACAATATCTACCCAATACTTGAAGACGCCTCAAGCCCACATCTTTACTCAGGTTTGATTGAGCAAGTTGATTTTATATACCAGGATGTTGCCCAAAAACACCAGAGAGAGATACTGGTAAAGAATTCAGTGTATCTAAAAAAGGGCGGAACAGTCTTCTATTGTGTTAAGGCAAGAAGCATTGATTCTGCTAAGCCGCCAGAAGAAATCTTCAAAGAAGAAATAAAGCAGCTTGAAAAAAAATTTGATATTATAGAAACTATTGATCTTTCACCATATGAAAAAGACCACATTATTATTATTGCAACTTTAAGGTGA